The Streptomyces sp. NBC_01244 genome contains a region encoding:
- a CDS encoding VOC family protein: MTTVISKLRTGHVGLNVTDLARSLVFYRDGLGFELLGEGKEEDRRFAFLGQDGELVLTLWQQAEGAYAPGAAGLHHLALSADAIEQVRAYEERLRGLGVDFAYEGVVAHGEGAASGGIFFHDPDGTRLEISVPSGAEGAEAPTTGAPTCGFF, translated from the coding sequence GTGACGACCGTCATCAGCAAGCTGCGCACCGGCCACGTGGGCCTGAACGTCACGGATCTCGCCCGGTCGCTCGTCTTCTACCGCGACGGCCTCGGCTTCGAGCTGCTCGGCGAGGGCAAGGAGGAGGACCGGCGCTTCGCCTTCCTCGGCCAGGACGGCGAGCTCGTACTCACCTTGTGGCAGCAGGCGGAAGGGGCCTACGCACCCGGCGCGGCCGGACTGCACCACCTCGCGCTCTCCGCGGACGCCATCGAGCAGGTCAGGGCGTACGAGGAGCGGCTGCGCGGCCTGGGCGTCGACTTCGCCTACGAAGGGGTCGTCGCCCACGGCGAAGGGGCGGCCTCCGGCGGGATCTTCTTCCACGACCCCGACGGGACCCGACTGGAGATCTCCGTGCCGAGCGGCGCCGAAGGCGCCGAGGCTCCCACCACAGGGGCCCCGACCTGCGGGTTCTTCTAA
- a CDS encoding CGNR zinc finger domain-containing protein: MTTADPRPLTGEPVALDLLNTRWVQDGEPADLFAGAFGLTRVEGLALWLESTGLAGRFRADAATLVHLLTAREALARAVADPADESARTLVDAVLEHGRIRATLTAEGPGERTEFDDPTWGPAWTAARDYLELLGSDPGRIRKCASETCVLRFHDTSRNGTRRWCSMSACGNRAKASRHYARTRER, from the coding sequence ATGACGACGGCGGACCCACGACCCCTGACCGGGGAACCGGTGGCCCTGGACCTGCTGAACACCCGGTGGGTCCAGGACGGCGAACCCGCCGACCTCTTCGCGGGGGCCTTCGGGCTCACCCGCGTCGAAGGGCTCGCCCTCTGGCTGGAGAGCACGGGGCTGGCCGGCCGCTTCCGCGCCGACGCCGCGACCCTGGTCCACCTGCTCACCGCCCGCGAGGCACTGGCCCGCGCGGTCGCGGATCCCGCCGACGAGAGCGCCCGCACCCTGGTCGACGCCGTCCTGGAGCACGGACGGATCCGGGCCACCCTGACCGCCGAAGGGCCCGGCGAGCGGACCGAGTTCGACGATCCGACCTGGGGTCCGGCCTGGACGGCCGCCCGCGACTACCTGGAGCTGCTGGGCTCCGACCCCGGCCGGATCCGCAAGTGCGCCTCCGAGACCTGCGTGCTGCGCTTCCACGACACCTCGCGCAACGGCACCCGGCGCTGGTGCTCGATGTCCGCCTGCGGAAACCGGGCGAAAGCCTCCCGTCATTACGCGCGCACGCGCGAGCGCTGA
- a CDS encoding pyridoxamine 5'-phosphate oxidase family protein: MSGYHWGSLAVQERVGVREHAVHVGRSVTPHIKDVAAAFLGLQPHLVVGAADPGGMLWASLLTGAPGFVRATGPDRIAVKGGIPEGDPLAEALATAGTRVGTISLDPRTRRRMRLGGTLEVTPGGFALAAERVFANCPKYLQKRQPVQLVAEGAGVVRRGDALTPDQERAVRAADTFFVATSAGADGADASHRGGMPGFVEVLSPAELAWPDYAGNAMFLTLGNLLADPRAGLLFPDWESGALLQLSGRAEPEFGAGGERRVRFRIESVVESVHPGRLRWSAPEYSPANPALPAPPWQPARQGPHLGRTTT; this comes from the coding sequence ATGTCCGGGTACCACTGGGGCTCGCTGGCCGTCCAGGAACGGGTCGGCGTCCGGGAGCACGCCGTGCACGTCGGCCGGTCCGTCACCCCGCACATCAAGGACGTGGCCGCGGCCTTCCTGGGGCTGCAGCCGCACCTGGTCGTCGGCGCGGCCGATCCCGGAGGCATGCTCTGGGCCTCACTGCTGACCGGCGCCCCCGGCTTCGTACGGGCCACCGGGCCGGACCGGATCGCGGTCAAAGGGGGGATCCCCGAGGGCGATCCGCTCGCCGAGGCGCTGGCCACCGCCGGCACCCGGGTCGGGACCATCTCCCTCGACCCGCGCACCCGGCGCCGGATGCGGTTGGGCGGAACCCTGGAGGTGACCCCCGGCGGGTTCGCGCTGGCGGCCGAACGGGTCTTCGCCAACTGCCCCAAGTACCTCCAGAAGCGGCAGCCTGTCCAGCTCGTCGCCGAAGGAGCCGGTGTCGTGCGGCGCGGGGACGCGCTCACCCCCGACCAGGAACGGGCCGTCCGCGCCGCCGACACCTTCTTCGTCGCCACCTCCGCGGGGGCGGACGGGGCGGACGCGAGCCACCGGGGCGGAATGCCGGGCTTCGTCGAGGTGCTGTCCCCGGCCGAACTGGCCTGGCCGGACTACGCGGGCAACGCGATGTTCCTGACGCTGGGGAACCTGCTGGCGGACCCGCGGGCGGGGCTGCTGTTCCCGGACTGGGAGAGCGGGGCGCTGCTCCAGCTGAGCGGGCGGGCGGAGCCCGAGTTCGGGGCGGGCGGGGAGCGGCGGGTCCGCTTCCGGATCGAGTCGGTGGTGGAGAGCGTGCACCCGGGGCGGCTTCGGTGGAGCGCCCCGGAGTACTCGCCGGCCAATCCGGCGCTGCCCGCGCCGCCTTGGCAGCCTGCGCGGCAGGGCCCTCACCTGGGCAGGACGACGACGTAG